Genomic window (Nitrososphaera sp.):
CAGCTTTTTCTCCATGCTGAGGGTGTATCCGCATGTCATCCTGCGGGAAAACAAAATGATTGCGACTGCAGGAGCAGACCGTTTGCAGGAAGGCATGAGGCGTGCTTTTGGTAAGGCTACAGGTCTGGCCGCGCGTGTAAAGCCGGATCAGGTGCTATTTGAGGCATACGTTACCGCTGGAAACCTGAATCTGGCTAAAGAAGGGTTCAAGGTCGCATCAAGCAAACTGGGCTGCCCGACCTATGTGCGCGTCACGCCGCTAAGAGAGCAGGCCGCCGTTTCAGAAGATGACTGATCAGAGTCTCGCCATTAGCTGCTTTATCGCTGCGTCCTGACAGGCAGGCGCGCCGACGCCCACGCTCGCACAGACTAGAGCGATAATGTTATCTATTTCAGTCCTGATCGCCTTTCCGACGACCGAGCTCGGATCTGCGATGCTCTTGCGAATTTCTTCATGGCTAAGTCCTTCGATCAATTGGGGACTGAAGCCTGACCCTACCTGGATGTATTGACCGTCGACTAGGGTGAACGGAATTATCTGATCTGGATTGTACGTGTCGAGGATCTCATAATCAGAGTCACCAAGCTCCTGCAGAGGTTCAAAATTCCTATCGGTTGTCTCTCGACCGATAAACTCCACAGACCCGCTTTCATACTTGGCGCGTGCGAAGCTG
Coding sequences:
- a CDS encoding 50S ribosomal protein L16; the encoded protein is MKGVNYRETRGMPYVRREYIAGKPQIKIARFASGQAGSNYDYKLELLATEKIQIRHNALEAARLAANKRMATAGETSFFSMLRVYPHVILRENKMIATAGADRLQEGMRRAFGKATGLAARVKPDQVLFEAYVTAGNLNLAKEGFKVASSKLGCPTYVRVTPLREQAAVSEDD
- a CDS encoding DUF929 family protein yields the protein MSQFVPRKVLGKFMHVTDVPLKRPGSKVLVYFMGAGFCPFCAAERWAIVEALGRFGKWTGLLDEKSAGHDEKYLNISTVSFARAKYESGSVEFIGRETTDRNFEPLQELGDSDYEILDTYNPDQIIPFTLVDGQYIQVGSGFSPQLIEGLSHEEIRKSIADPSSVVGKAIRTEIDNIIALVCASVGVGAPACQDAAIKQLMARL